One stretch of Variovorax sp. 54 DNA includes these proteins:
- a CDS encoding sulfite exporter TauE/SafE family protein, with translation MQALYVYVIVGAVLAGFVQGLSGFAFGMVAMSVWAWTLEPQLAAVLALFGALTGQVIAALTVRRSFDKRILWPFVLGGLVGVPFGVWLLPHLDIVLFKVCLGTLLVLWCPAMLMSQHLPKITFGGRAADGVAGAIGGVMAGIGGFSGVVPTLWCTLRGFQRDTQRAVIQNFNLSMLAVAFAVHVASGSIGRSVVPLLVLVAAAVAVPVLLGARLYIGISEAAFRKIVLSLLTLSGIAMLASAVPALLQRS, from the coding sequence ATGCAAGCCTTGTATGTCTATGTGATCGTCGGCGCTGTGCTGGCGGGGTTCGTGCAGGGCTTGTCGGGCTTTGCCTTCGGCATGGTCGCGATGTCGGTCTGGGCCTGGACGCTGGAGCCGCAGCTGGCCGCCGTGCTCGCGCTGTTCGGGGCCCTCACGGGGCAGGTGATTGCGGCGCTCACGGTGCGCCGTTCTTTCGACAAGCGCATCCTTTGGCCCTTCGTGCTCGGTGGATTGGTCGGCGTGCCCTTCGGTGTGTGGCTGCTGCCGCACCTGGACATCGTGCTGTTCAAGGTGTGCCTGGGCACGCTGCTGGTGCTGTGGTGCCCGGCCATGCTGATGTCGCAGCACCTGCCGAAGATCACTTTTGGCGGTCGCGCGGCGGACGGCGTTGCGGGTGCCATCGGCGGCGTGATGGCGGGCATCGGCGGCTTCTCGGGTGTCGTGCCCACGTTGTGGTGCACGCTGCGCGGCTTTCAGCGCGACACGCAACGCGCTGTGATCCAGAACTTCAACCTCTCGATGCTGGCCGTGGCCTTTGCGGTGCATGTGGCGAGCGGGAGCATTGGGCGTTCGGTTGTGCCGTTGCTGGTGTTGGTCGCCGCGGCAGTCGCGGTGCCGGTGTTGTTGGGGGCGCGGCTGTATATCGGGATCAGCGAAGCGGCGTTTCGCAAGATCGTCCTGAGCCTGCTGACCTTGTCAGGCATCGCGATGCTGGCGTCGGCGGTGCCCGCGTTGCTGCAGCGCAGCTGA